Proteins from a genomic interval of Pirellulales bacterium:
- a CDS encoding glutamate cyclase domain-containing protein, producing MAADPDSFWQSLDSLVRRDPARRGVASFTSNGAPLCPGHLQASVLDLAARASAVAIVTGFCIVDAKPPAAETDGPPGSLFLARALRSLGIDVALVTDRYALAALEVGCDFLGIPRSVIHEIPLDGDHRPTTPGEPSRADQWVDDFLGSAFGRRLSHLIAIERVGPSHTERSLQAQRRTNATPASEFQREVPPASRDVCHNMRGVAIDVWTARAHRLFEVVAERDLPITTIGIGDGGNEIGMGAIPWEILRSAITVGPAALVPCRIATDYTILAGVSDWGAYALALALCRLRGLAEAARWTMEELRELIERLVGDAGLVDGVTGRREASVDGLPLATYLQVFAGIRAQCLGEIGA from the coding sequence TTGGCTGCTGATCCCGATTCTTTTTGGCAGTCGCTCGATTCCTTGGTCCGCCGCGATCCTGCGCGCCGTGGCGTCGCCAGTTTCACGAGCAACGGAGCACCGCTTTGCCCTGGCCACTTGCAGGCAAGCGTCCTGGATCTGGCTGCGCGGGCTAGCGCCGTCGCCATTGTGACCGGATTCTGTATCGTCGACGCCAAACCGCCCGCGGCCGAGACCGACGGCCCGCCGGGCTCCCTGTTCCTGGCGCGGGCGCTGCGATCGCTCGGAATCGACGTAGCACTTGTGACCGACCGATACGCGCTTGCAGCGCTCGAAGTCGGCTGCGATTTCCTGGGCATCCCGCGCTCGGTGATTCATGAGATTCCGCTAGACGGCGATCACAGGCCGACGACGCCCGGCGAGCCGTCACGTGCCGATCAATGGGTCGATGATTTTTTGGGATCCGCCTTTGGCCGCAGACTCTCGCATCTGATCGCGATCGAGCGCGTGGGCCCTAGCCACACCGAGCGATCGCTACAGGCACAGCGCCGCACGAACGCCACGCCTGCGAGCGAATTCCAGCGTGAGGTGCCGCCGGCCAGTCGGGATGTGTGCCACAACATGCGTGGCGTCGCCATCGATGTTTGGACGGCTCGGGCGCATCGGTTATTCGAGGTTGTCGCCGAGCGCGATTTGCCCATCACGACCATCGGCATCGGCGATGGCGGCAACGAAATCGGCATGGGAGCGATTCCTTGGGAGATTTTGCGCTCCGCGATCACCGTTGGCCCGGCGGCCCTCGTGCCCTGCCGCATTGCGACCGATTACACGATTCTGGCCGGCGTCAGTGATTGGGGGGCCTATGCACTGGCGCTGGCATTATGCCGCCTGCGCGGCCTGGCCGAGGCCGCTCGCTGGACAATGGAGGAATTACGCGAGCTCATCGAGCGTTTGGTGGGCGATGCCGGGTTGGTCGATGGAGTGACCGGGCGACGCGAGGCAAGTGTCGACGGCTTGCCGCTTGCGACCTATTTGCAGGTCTTTGCCGGCATTCGTGCGCAGTGCTTGGGCGAAATCGGAGCCT